From a single Pelmatolapia mariae isolate MD_Pm_ZW linkage group LG20, Pm_UMD_F_2, whole genome shotgun sequence genomic region:
- the LOC134618131 gene encoding polynucleotide 5'-hydroxyl-kinase NOL9-like, whose product MKVNKHAEVKHKSHKWKGAKGKRCRPPVSSSNVNSSPVVISMVKALRQSVRKKRSVKRLKNKVKSVSNRKYGWTTEDVRRGRLEGEALHHCAQRDDRQNRTVLVMQKDQTLCFRGKCLLTCLYGRVEVMGFTIEEGQQSYSLFSPASHCPLSIRGLESIRALESRNEASHILQRYLPQASRKKLLKSITTNSSIILLEPIETPVTRFLSSFPDLSELFNLPTTELMSAVLDTPLNGLGMIPLDSNIEGLKMSKSYRHALNTVVSVCKGDIDGCPVILVCGTKNVGKSTFIRVLINTLLNYTASVEYLEGDLGQTEFTPAGCLSLLTVREPLLGPPFTHQQTPDHMIYYGQSSFDSYQCDSDLDRYLESLKSLWCRRSQTREAPIIINTMGWVKGYGFQLLVDMIRFFPVSHVVQLSHSGFNDCPALTPDFLRTANGFQTQPPAQTALDEVTESHSHPRMYSHISIQAEFQGVGSQGTAKHQRSNEQRDLSLLAYLSQLQYPDPGPVRPLHSLTPYQIPHTAIALGVTHGDMVPSHMFHASSGSLVGLCCLAEKVASKGGPVFLSQAPICPCVGFGVLRGIDMARGLYFLLTPVDPSVLREVNCLLFGAISVPSCVLTTQPGIDGEMPYTTTGLISLEQESCES is encoded by the exons ATGAAAGTGAACAAACACGCAGAGGTAAAACATAAATCTCACAAGTGGAAAGGTGCGAAGGGAAAACGGTGCAGACCTCCCGTCAGTTCCTCTAATGTAAACTCTAGCCCTGTGGTGATCAGCATGGTGAAGGCGCTCCGGCAGTCTGTAAggaaaaaacgatctgtcaagaggctgaaaaataaagtgaaGTCTGTCTCTAACCGCAAGTATGGCTGGACAACTGAGGATGTCCGGAGAGGTAGATTGGAGGGAGAGGCTCTGCATCACTGTGCGCAGAGAGACGATCGGCAGAACCGCACAGTACTTGTCATGCAGAAGGATCAG ACGCTGTGTTTCCGCGGAAAGTGCCTTCTGACCTGTCTTTATGGACGTGTAGAAGTTATGGGATTTACCATCGAAGAGGGTCAGCAGTCATATTCGCTTTTCTCCCCAGCGTCACATTGTCCACTGAGTATTAGAGGATTAGAAAGCATCAGAGCGTTGGAAAGTAGAAATGAGGCATCGCACATCCTCCAAAGGTATCTCCCACAAG CATCACGAAAGAAGCTGTTAAAAAGCATAACGACAAATTCATCCATCATCCTGCTGGAACCCATCGAGACACCTGTGACACGGTTTCTTTCCAGTTTTCCAGATCTCAGCGAATTGTTCAACCTCCCCACG ACTGAACTCATGTCAGCTGTTCTTGACACTCCACTCAACGGTTTGGGTATGATTCCTCTCGACAGCAACATTGAAGGGCTGAAAATGTCGAAGAGCTACAGACATGCTCTTAACACAGTAGTCAGTGTGTGCAAAG GAGACATAGATGGCTGTCCTGTTATCCTGGTGTGCGGGACCAAGAATGTTGGAAAGTCAACATTTATCCGCGTGCTCATTAACACCTTGCTGAATTA cACTGCTAGTGTCGAATATTTGGAAGGTGACCTCGGTCAGACAGAATTCACCCCTGCTGGTTGCCTGTCTCTCCTCACTGTCAGAGAACCCCTTTTAG GTCCTCCTTTCACACATCAGCAGACTCCAGACCACATGATCTACTACGGTCAGTCATCATTCGACTCATACCAATGCGACTCAGACCTGGATCGATATTTGGAATCTCTTAAGTCCTTATGGTGCAGAAGATCCCAGACCAGAGAGGCTCCGATTATTATCAACACCATGGgctgggtcaaag gatatggattccagctgctggtTGACATGATCCGCTTCTTCCCAGTTTCCCATGTTGTCCAGCTCAGTCATAGTGGTTTCAATGATTGCCCCGCCCTCACTCCAGACTTTCTGAGGACGGCAAATGGCTTTCAGACTCAACCACCCGCCCAGACCGCTCTGGATGAGGTTACAGAAAGCCACAGCCACCCTAGAATGTACAGTCACATTAGCATACAAGCGGAGTTTCAAGGAGTTGGGAGTCAAGGAACAGC gaaacaccagcGTAGTAATGAGCAGAGGGATCTATCTCTCCTGGCCTATCTGAGTCAGCTGCAGTATCCTGACCCTGGACCAGTCAGACCTCTGCACAGCCTCACACCATACCAG ATTCCACACACAGCGATTGCGTTAGGTGTTACCCACGGCGACATGGTGCCCTCGCACATGTTTCATGCTTCCAGTGGTAGTCTGGTAGGACTCTGCTGCCTGGCAGAGAAAGTAGCAAGCAAGGGAGGTCCAGTCTTTCTTTCCCAGGCACCCATCTGCCCATGTGTGGGATTTG GGGTCCTCCGAGGTATTGACATGGCACGGGGTCTGTACTTCCTGCTGACGCCTGTAGATCCGTCAGTTCTCCGTGAAGTCAACTGTCTCCTCTTTGGAGCAATTTCAGTGCCGTCATGTGTCCTCACAACACAG CCGGGCATTGACGGGGAGATGCCCTATACTACTACAGGTTTGATCTCACTGGAGCAGGAAAGCTGCGAGTCTTAA